One stretch of Aquimarina sp. Aq107 DNA includes these proteins:
- a CDS encoding aminotransferase class V-fold PLP-dependent enzyme, translating to MQNQKHLFDLSPEITYLNGAYMAPQLKSVTEIGLQSVQRKAHPNEILPEDFFTEKEILKQRFATLIDAPDYSNTAIIPSVSYGIANAANNVTIKKGDEIILVDEQFPSNVYIWQEVARKNGATIKIVRPLVELENRGKRWNENILEAISKNTAVIAMPHVHWADGTLFDLKAIREKTKTVNAMLVIDGTQSVGAFPFSIQEIEPDALVCGGYKWLLGPYSIGLAYYSDAFNNGTPIEHNWMSRYNSEDFSGLTKYEDRYQEKAARYSVGESSNFVLTPMMIRALDQLIEWQPKNIQEYGKNISQKAIQKLRELGCFIEDDSFRSHHLFGIYLPNHINLEKLKIQLKKEQIFVSFRGNAIRVSCNVYNSEKDFEKLLLQFS from the coding sequence ATGCAAAACCAAAAACATCTTTTTGATCTATCTCCTGAGATAACCTATTTAAACGGAGCATATATGGCTCCACAATTAAAATCAGTTACCGAAATAGGTCTACAATCTGTGCAAAGAAAAGCACATCCTAATGAAATCTTACCAGAAGATTTCTTTACTGAAAAAGAAATTCTAAAACAGCGTTTTGCAACATTGATTGATGCTCCAGATTACAGTAATACGGCTATTATTCCTTCTGTTTCCTATGGTATTGCGAATGCTGCGAACAATGTGACCATTAAAAAAGGAGATGAAATCATTCTGGTTGACGAACAATTTCCTAGTAATGTGTATATCTGGCAAGAAGTTGCCAGAAAAAATGGAGCAACTATCAAAATTGTTAGACCTCTTGTTGAATTAGAAAACAGAGGTAAGCGTTGGAATGAAAATATTCTGGAAGCTATCAGTAAAAACACAGCGGTAATTGCCATGCCACATGTGCACTGGGCAGATGGTACTTTATTTGATCTGAAAGCCATTCGCGAGAAAACCAAAACAGTAAACGCGATGTTAGTCATCGATGGAACTCAAAGTGTAGGTGCTTTCCCTTTTTCTATACAAGAAATTGAGCCGGATGCTTTGGTTTGTGGTGGTTATAAATGGTTATTAGGCCCCTATTCTATTGGCCTGGCTTATTACAGTGATGCTTTTAATAATGGAACACCAATAGAACATAATTGGATGAGCCGGTATAATAGTGAAGACTTTTCTGGACTTACCAAATACGAAGATCGATATCAGGAAAAAGCAGCTCGATATTCTGTAGGCGAATCAAGTAATTTTGTATTAACACCGATGATGATAAGAGCCTTAGATCAATTGATAGAATGGCAACCAAAAAACATTCAGGAATATGGGAAAAATATTTCTCAAAAAGCTATACAAAAACTCCGAGAATTAGGTTGTTTTATTGAAGATGATTCCTTTAGGTCTCATCATTTGTTTGGCATCTATCTTCCTAATCATATCAATCTAGAAAAACTAAAGATTCAATTAAAAAAAGAGCAAATCTTCGTTTCATTTAGAGGAAATGCTATACGAGTTTCTTGTAATGTATATAATTCTGAAAAAGATTTTGAAAAACTACTACTTCAATTCTCTTAA
- a CDS encoding Rab family GTPase, with amino-acid sequence MKLSKKVVLLGHFGVGKTSLFRRFIDDEFSEDYKVTLGVQIQKKVIEMPDGRELSMIIWDTEGHTDIEDTRKSYLLGSNAFIYVFDLTRIDTYKDLNQDLKYLSKNHPKVTVKVIGNKLDLVNEKEITKTFEELNITVDCLTSAKTNKNVQNFFARLAEEITA; translated from the coding sequence ATGAAATTGTCTAAAAAAGTAGTGCTTTTAGGACACTTTGGTGTAGGAAAAACGTCATTATTCAGACGTTTTATTGATGATGAATTTTCTGAAGACTATAAAGTTACTTTAGGTGTTCAGATACAAAAGAAAGTTATCGAAATGCCAGATGGACGAGAACTTTCTATGATCATTTGGGATACCGAAGGGCATACGGACATAGAAGATACCAGAAAATCATATCTTTTGGGATCCAATGCCTTTATTTATGTATTTGATCTTACTCGGATTGACACCTATAAAGACCTCAATCAAGATTTAAAATATCTTTCTAAAAATCACCCTAAAGTGACAGTTAAGGTTATTGGTAATAAGCTAGATCTGGTAAATGAGAAAGAAATAACAAAAACGTTTGAAGAACTAAACATAACTGTTGATTGTTTAACCAGTGCAAAAACCAATAAAAATGTACAAAATTTCTTTGCACGTCTTGCTGAGGAAATAACTGCATAG
- a CDS encoding cell envelope biogenesis protein OmpA, which translates to MEEQDKLKILKELLLTEEKEYADSIAKKVDELSKIVYQKQELSHKVDPIIDDKLEQFVEEIPKTLGPTITEALKEEIKNSQDAVVEALFPIIGKMIKKYIAHEMKLLSENINRKTRQAFSFKNWFKRTKARAQGISDGDLAITDYAKPRLIQMFVIEKDSGLLITDYSPLSDNAVDKDMVAGMLTAIKSFVEDAFQGGNQNLETIEYELYTIHIQNFYSYYIAAVISGAYNVMFKEVLEDQIINFAQEHISKRDLENSELFTKKLKKHFEDEIV; encoded by the coding sequence ATGGAAGAACAGGATAAATTAAAAATTCTTAAAGAACTTCTTCTTACTGAAGAGAAGGAGTATGCGGATTCTATTGCCAAAAAAGTTGATGAATTAAGTAAAATAGTTTATCAAAAACAGGAATTATCTCACAAAGTAGATCCCATTATAGATGACAAATTAGAACAATTTGTCGAAGAAATTCCGAAAACATTAGGCCCAACAATTACTGAAGCTTTAAAGGAAGAAATTAAAAATTCTCAAGACGCAGTTGTAGAAGCCTTATTTCCAATCATCGGGAAGATGATTAAGAAGTACATTGCTCATGAAATGAAGCTATTGAGTGAAAATATAAATAGAAAAACTAGACAAGCTTTCTCATTTAAAAATTGGTTTAAAAGAACAAAAGCAAGAGCACAAGGAATTAGTGATGGTGATCTTGCAATAACTGACTATGCCAAACCTAGATTGATACAAATGTTTGTCATCGAAAAAGATTCGGGATTATTAATTACAGATTATAGTCCTTTATCTGATAATGCAGTAGATAAAGATATGGTCGCAGGCATGTTAACTGCTATAAAAAGTTTTGTAGAAGATGCTTTTCAAGGAGGAAATCAAAACCTAGAAACCATAGAATACGAATTGTACACAATACATATACAGAATTTTTATTCGTATTATATTGCCGCTGTAATATCTGGTGCGTATAATGTGATGTTTAAGGAAGTTTTAGAAGATCAAATTATTAACTTTGCGCAAGAGCACATTTCTAAAAGAGATCTAGAAAATAGTGAGCTGTTTACTAAAAAATTAAAAAAACATTTTGAAGATGAAATTGTCTAA
- a CDS encoding ATP-binding protein translates to MTYQEEKLLFNQKTQCTIVQHDGTIKETDGNIFKWKIGTSIYDAHPFFEIIKGFIEIFEQEETIYNFPCIHLEEKKLDKICDITIKINTEEVVILLFDYSNKYYELNKIAQQKNESILRAKELELKNQYLLDKEKFKNSFIANINHEIRTPLTGILGFIEVLEKTNLNFEQEELARIIKRQSIHLNALIEDMVDISKIESGKIKIIDERFLFINLVEGFEETYAKLAEEKGIEFETYIDPSIQEYLIGDRTRVFQILNNILNNAFKFTEEGKVSLSVTKNYQRTNKINVGFKIEDTGLGIQEENLENIFNRFTRFNGDKQISGTGLGLAIVKDLVDLLNGEIKVTSEPDKGTTFEIKLPFKFDVTKSIPTKKKKKYSLPETKKKFRILVVEDEEATQFLLMKILISHGSFFVDVAINGQEAINYLERRNYDLVLMDLKLSKVDGYKATHMIRNNYGDKMISEVPIIGFTAKATEAERDKCLRSGMNDFIAKPFEQEDLIYKIVKQIAKKAAS, encoded by the coding sequence ATGACATATCAAGAAGAAAAGCTACTCTTTAATCAAAAAACGCAGTGCACAATCGTTCAACACGATGGAACAATTAAAGAAACTGATGGTAATATTTTTAAATGGAAAATAGGAACATCTATCTATGATGCGCATCCGTTTTTTGAAATTATAAAAGGTTTTATTGAGATTTTTGAGCAAGAAGAGACTATCTATAATTTTCCTTGTATTCACTTGGAAGAAAAGAAACTTGATAAAATATGTGATATCACAATTAAAATAAATACTGAAGAAGTTGTTATTCTATTGTTTGATTACTCAAACAAGTATTATGAACTTAATAAAATAGCACAACAAAAAAACGAGTCTATTCTAAGGGCCAAAGAGTTAGAACTTAAAAATCAGTATTTACTTGATAAAGAAAAGTTTAAAAATAGTTTTATAGCCAACATTAATCATGAAATCAGGACACCTTTGACAGGTATTTTAGGTTTTATCGAGGTATTAGAAAAAACAAATTTAAATTTTGAACAAGAAGAGTTAGCTAGAATTATAAAGAGACAAAGCATACACCTCAACGCTCTTATAGAGGATATGGTAGATATTTCTAAAATAGAGTCTGGCAAAATAAAAATTATAGACGAAAGATTTCTATTTATTAACCTTGTAGAAGGATTCGAAGAAACATACGCTAAACTTGCAGAAGAAAAAGGAATCGAATTCGAAACGTATATAGATCCTAGTATTCAGGAATATCTTATTGGAGATCGAACACGCGTATTTCAAATTTTAAATAACATTCTTAACAATGCTTTCAAGTTTACTGAAGAAGGTAAAGTAAGTCTGTCAGTTACTAAGAACTATCAACGTACAAACAAAATAAATGTTGGTTTCAAGATTGAAGACACTGGTTTAGGAATTCAAGAAGAAAATCTTGAAAACATTTTCAACAGATTTACACGCTTTAATGGAGATAAACAAATTTCGGGTACAGGATTAGGATTAGCTATAGTAAAAGACTTGGTAGATCTCCTAAATGGAGAAATCAAAGTTACGAGTGAGCCAGATAAAGGAACAACCTTTGAGATTAAGTTGCCATTCAAATTTGATGTTACAAAATCTATCCCAACGAAGAAAAAGAAAAAATACAGCCTTCCTGAAACTAAAAAGAAATTTAGAATATTAGTGGTCGAAGATGAAGAAGCTACTCAATTCTTACTAATGAAAATATTAATTAGTCACGGAAGTTTCTTTGTAGATGTTGCTATAAACGGACAAGAGGCAATTAATTATCTAGAAAGAAGAAACTATGATCTTGTTTTAATGGATTTAAAACTATCAAAAGTAGATGGTTATAAAGCAACTCATATGATTAGAAATAATTATGGTGACAAGATGATCTCTGAAGTTCCGATTATAGGTTTTACCGCGAAAGCAACAGAAGCCGAAAGAGACAAATGTTTACGTTCTGGAATGAATGATTTTATTGCTAAACCTTTTGAACAAGAAGATTTAATTTATAAAATAGTAAAACAAATAGCTAAAAAAGCCGCTTCTTAG
- a CDS encoding fructose 1,6-bisphosphatase encodes MAKENKAAQEQVVNDPSSKIEAIKNLIFGENIAAYNSEFDSVKKDISSKKKELEDFIEDTRKELNQAIDNLSTDINIRITELEDNLADKVEMLDNKKVDRKTLGDLLIAMGEKINK; translated from the coding sequence ATGGCCAAAGAAAATAAAGCTGCGCAAGAACAAGTGGTAAATGATCCTTCTTCAAAAATAGAGGCAATAAAAAATCTAATATTTGGGGAAAACATTGCTGCATATAACTCTGAATTTGACTCAGTTAAAAAGGATATTTCTTCTAAGAAAAAGGAGCTTGAAGATTTTATTGAAGATACTCGAAAAGAATTAAATCAGGCAATTGACAATCTTAGCACTGATATAAATATTAGAATTACTGAATTAGAAGATAATTTAGCTGATAAGGTAGAAATGTTAGATAACAAAAAGGTTGATAGAAAAACATTAGGTGATCTTTTGATCGCTATGGGAGAAAAAATAAATAAATAG
- a CDS encoding ligase-associated DNA damage response DEXH box helicase, translated as MTQKELFAIAESWFQQQQWKSFPFQKQSWKAFLQGKNGLLNAPTGSGKTYALWIPIVLNYIKHNPGYQTKHKKGLKAIWITPLRALSQEIKQATERFADDLDTQFTVGIRTGDTSQKERAAQKRSMPDLLITTPESLQLLLASKGYDKTFKDCTAIIIDEWHELLGTKRGVQIELALSRLKTVSSSLRIWGISATIGNLEQAQEVLLGHQSDALQNSVLIKATIKKKIKVQSIIPKEMETFPWRGHLGIHLLDEVVPIIKRSKTTLLFTNTRSQCEIWFQKILQKYPEFAGEMAMHHGSINKETRLWVEQAIRNESLKAVVCTSSLDLGVDFAPVETIIQIGGPKGVARFLQRAGRSGHQPGKTSVIYFLPTHAIELIEASALQQAVKHNTVEDRIPYLNSFDVLVQYLTTLAVSNGFYPQEIYREIKNTFCYQTISEDDWRWILNFITIGSQSLQQYDEYKKVEILEDGLFKVNNRGVAMRHRLQIGTIVSDAVLTVKYLKGGYIGSIEEWFISKLKPGDVFTFAGRNLELVRIKEMKVLVRKSSKKTSKVPSWMGGRLTLTSQMSELLRNELYKASSKTGKKKSLELKALSHIFKKQEEESIIPGSDEFLIETFKTREGYHAIFYPFEGRFVHEALGSLLAYRISLLFPISFSIAFNDYGFELLSDQEIDMQQVIDNDLFSKDHMHSDLQKSLNATEMARRKFRDIAVISGMVFTGYPDKVLKSKHLQSSSQLLFNVFRDYETENLLYQQAFIETFEHQLEEGRLQKALERIENQSIIWKSCKKATPFSFPIITDRLREKLSSEKLEDRIKKMVALLSKK; from the coding sequence ATGACACAAAAAGAACTTTTTGCGATCGCAGAATCTTGGTTCCAACAACAACAGTGGAAATCTTTTCCTTTTCAAAAGCAAAGTTGGAAAGCATTCTTACAAGGTAAAAACGGATTACTAAATGCACCAACCGGAAGTGGAAAAACCTATGCACTATGGATTCCTATTGTTCTAAATTACATAAAACATAACCCAGGTTATCAAACGAAACACAAAAAAGGCTTAAAAGCAATATGGATCACACCGCTAAGAGCACTTTCGCAAGAGATTAAACAAGCTACAGAAAGATTTGCGGATGATCTAGATACACAATTTACGGTAGGAATAAGAACAGGAGATACTTCTCAAAAAGAAAGAGCAGCACAAAAACGTTCTATGCCAGATTTGCTCATTACAACTCCAGAAAGTTTACAACTGTTGCTTGCTTCAAAAGGATATGATAAAACTTTTAAAGATTGCACTGCTATCATAATTGATGAATGGCACGAACTATTAGGAACTAAGAGAGGAGTTCAAATCGAATTAGCACTATCCAGACTAAAAACAGTTTCTTCTTCACTTAGGATTTGGGGAATATCTGCCACTATCGGAAATCTAGAACAAGCACAAGAAGTATTATTAGGACATCAATCAGACGCTTTACAGAACTCGGTGTTAATCAAAGCTACTATTAAAAAGAAGATTAAAGTTCAAAGCATTATTCCCAAAGAAATGGAAACCTTTCCCTGGCGTGGGCACTTAGGTATTCATTTATTAGACGAAGTTGTCCCAATTATCAAAAGAAGTAAAACCACATTACTTTTTACTAACACGCGAAGTCAATGCGAAATTTGGTTTCAAAAAATACTACAAAAATATCCAGAGTTTGCAGGAGAAATGGCAATGCATCATGGAAGCATTAACAAGGAAACACGGCTGTGGGTAGAACAAGCTATTAGAAATGAATCTCTAAAAGCGGTAGTTTGTACTTCTAGCCTAGATCTAGGGGTCGATTTTGCTCCAGTAGAAACTATTATTCAGATTGGAGGGCCAAAAGGAGTAGCTCGCTTTTTACAACGTGCTGGTCGTAGTGGTCATCAACCTGGTAAAACCAGTGTTATTTATTTTTTACCGACACACGCCATCGAATTGATTGAAGCATCTGCTTTACAACAAGCAGTAAAACATAACACCGTAGAAGATCGCATTCCCTATTTAAATAGCTTTGATGTATTGGTTCAATACCTTACTACCTTAGCTGTTTCTAATGGATTTTATCCTCAAGAAATTTATCGCGAAATTAAGAATACCTTTTGCTATCAAACAATCTCCGAAGATGATTGGAGATGGATACTAAATTTCATCACCATAGGTAGCCAAAGTCTGCAGCAATATGATGAATATAAAAAAGTAGAAATTCTAGAAGATGGATTATTTAAAGTTAACAACAGAGGAGTCGCTATGCGACATCGTCTACAAATAGGAACTATTGTAAGTGACGCCGTATTAACTGTAAAATATCTAAAAGGAGGATATATCGGCAGTATCGAAGAATGGTTTATTTCAAAATTAAAACCAGGTGATGTTTTTACCTTCGCGGGAAGAAACCTAGAACTTGTAAGGATAAAAGAAATGAAAGTTTTGGTACGAAAATCTTCAAAAAAGACTTCTAAAGTTCCAAGTTGGATGGGTGGTAGATTGACACTAACTTCCCAAATGTCAGAATTACTCCGCAACGAATTATACAAAGCCTCATCTAAAACTGGTAAAAAAAAGTCTCTGGAGTTAAAAGCACTTTCGCACATATTTAAGAAACAAGAAGAAGAAAGTATTATTCCTGGATCTGATGAATTTCTAATCGAGACTTTTAAAACACGAGAAGGATATCATGCTATTTTTTACCCTTTTGAGGGTCGATTCGTTCATGAAGCTTTGGGAAGTTTGTTGGCTTATAGAATCAGCCTTTTATTTCCAATCTCTTTTTCCATAGCGTTTAATGATTACGGTTTTGAACTACTATCGGACCAAGAGATTGATATGCAACAGGTAATTGATAACGATCTTTTTTCTAAAGATCATATGCATAGTGATCTTCAAAAAAGCTTAAATGCAACCGAAATGGCCAGACGTAAATTTAGAGATATCGCTGTAATATCAGGAATGGTATTTACCGGATATCCTGATAAAGTACTAAAAAGCAAACATCTACAATCCAGTTCACAATTGTTATTCAATGTATTTAGAGATTACGAAACTGAAAACCTATTATATCAACAAGCCTTTATAGAGACTTTTGAACATCAATTAGAAGAAGGAAGGTTACAAAAAGCCTTAGAAAGAATAGAAAATCAATCTATTATTTGGAAATCCTGTAAAAAAGCGACTCCTTTTTCATTTCCTATTATTACGGATCGATTGCGAGAAAAATTATCCAGCGAAAAACTCGAAGATCGTATTAAAAAGATGGTAGCTTTGTTATCCAAAAAATAA
- a CDS encoding ATP-dependent DNA ligase, translated as MKLFANLIKTLDSTNKTNVKVNALASYFTEAPEKDKVWTIAILSHRRPPRPVNTTLLRTWASELANIPLWLFEESYHIVGDLAETIALIIPASKESSTKTLTQFLEEMIALKKQSEEEKKAYLLKNWKVLNYYERFVFTKLITGGFRIGVSQKLMTRALSIATQIDEDILAYKLMGNWDPNTISFEDLILRENESDFLSKPYPFYLAYAVENEVSDLGNVADWYAEHKWDGIRAQVIIRNNEIFVWSRGEELVTDKYPEFQKFLGIIPNGTVLDGEILPFPNGEIGSFNDLQTRIGRKTVSNNLLHKTPVILKAYDMLEWEGNDIRNHPFSERRELLEKLFQKVCDSKFYIKHETPLHLSEKMTFNSWSAVADERERSRDVRSEGLMLKKKDSPYLVGRKKGDWWKWKVDPLTIDAVLTYAMRGHGRRSNLFTDYTFGLWNDDKTELVTFAKAYSGLTDIEFKEVDKFIKANTLERFGPVRSVTPELVFEIAFEGIALSKRHKSGIATRFPRILRWRQDKKIDEANCLEDLKALIPNVTSDS; from the coding sequence ATGAAACTATTTGCAAACCTTATTAAGACTTTAGATAGCACCAATAAAACCAATGTAAAAGTAAACGCATTGGCTTCTTATTTTACAGAAGCTCCAGAAAAAGATAAAGTATGGACTATCGCTATCCTCTCGCATCGCAGACCTCCAAGACCTGTGAATACTACATTACTTAGAACCTGGGCATCAGAATTAGCAAACATTCCGCTTTGGTTATTTGAAGAATCTTACCATATTGTTGGAGATTTGGCAGAAACTATAGCTTTGATAATTCCTGCATCAAAAGAAAGCTCTACAAAGACACTTACACAATTTCTAGAAGAGATGATAGCTCTGAAAAAGCAATCCGAAGAAGAAAAAAAGGCATATTTACTAAAAAACTGGAAAGTCCTTAACTATTATGAACGTTTTGTATTCACTAAACTAATTACCGGTGGTTTTCGAATTGGAGTCAGTCAAAAATTAATGACTAGAGCGTTATCCATAGCTACACAAATTGATGAAGATATATTAGCATATAAATTGATGGGTAACTGGGATCCTAATACTATTTCTTTTGAAGACTTAATCTTAAGAGAAAATGAATCCGATTTTCTTTCAAAACCCTATCCCTTCTACCTAGCATATGCTGTAGAAAATGAAGTTTCGGATCTGGGAAATGTGGCAGATTGGTATGCTGAACATAAATGGGATGGAATTAGAGCTCAAGTGATTATTAGAAACAACGAAATTTTTGTTTGGAGTCGCGGAGAAGAATTGGTGACAGATAAATATCCAGAATTTCAGAAGTTTCTAGGTATTATACCTAACGGGACCGTTTTAGATGGCGAAATTCTACCTTTTCCTAATGGAGAAATCGGATCTTTTAACGATCTACAAACCAGAATAGGGAGAAAAACCGTTTCTAACAACTTGCTTCATAAAACTCCTGTTATTCTAAAAGCATATGATATGTTAGAATGGGAAGGAAATGACATTAGAAACCATCCATTTTCTGAGCGTCGTGAATTATTAGAAAAACTATTTCAAAAAGTCTGTGATTCTAAATTTTATATAAAACACGAAACACCATTACATCTCTCCGAGAAAATGACTTTCAATTCATGGTCAGCAGTAGCTGATGAGCGAGAACGATCTCGAGATGTTAGGTCAGAAGGTTTAATGTTGAAAAAGAAAGATTCACCTTATTTAGTAGGTCGAAAAAAAGGTGATTGGTGGAAATGGAAAGTGGATCCCTTAACTATTGATGCAGTACTTACTTATGCGATGCGAGGACATGGACGAAGATCTAATTTATTTACGGATTACACCTTCGGGCTCTGGAATGATGATAAAACGGAGCTTGTAACTTTTGCCAAAGCATATTCTGGACTAACCGATATAGAATTTAAGGAAGTTGACAAATTCATAAAAGCAAATACATTAGAACGTTTTGGACCAGTAAGAAGTGTTACTCCAGAGTTAGTATTCGAAATTGCTTTCGAAGGAATTGCCCTATCCAAAAGACATAAAAGCGGAATTGCTACTCGATTTCCTCGTATTTTAAGATGGAGACAGGACAAAAAAATTGATGAAGCTAATTGTTTAGAAGATTTAAAAGCATTAATTCCAAATGTAACCAGTGATTCATGA
- a CDS encoding TerB family tellurite resistance protein: MSISDLFDSGFQKRNQDHFAAIVRVAMSDGVITDEERAFLDRLARNLDISENDYKEILKDYASHPINPPISYDARLKRLFDLSRMVYADNIKGDDQVALLERLCVGLGFKSDNAKYVVDKALSLIDQNVDEDTFADEIKNMNR, encoded by the coding sequence ATGTCAATATCTGATTTATTTGATAGTGGATTTCAGAAGAGAAATCAAGATCATTTCGCAGCAATCGTTAGAGTGGCGATGAGTGATGGTGTAATTACGGATGAAGAGAGAGCGTTCTTAGATAGATTAGCTAGAAATCTTGATATTTCGGAGAATGATTATAAAGAAATATTAAAAGATTATGCTTCTCATCCTATCAATCCTCCGATTAGTTATGATGCAAGACTAAAAAGATTATTTGATTTATCTAGAATGGTATATGCAGATAATATTAAGGGAGATGATCAAGTTGCGTTATTGGAAAGATTATGTGTTGGTTTAGGTTTTAAATCGGACAACGCTAAGTATGTTGTAGATAAAGCACTTTCTTTAATAGATCAAAATGTAGATGAAGATACTTTTGCAGATGAAATTAAAAACATGAATCGATAA
- the pdeM gene encoding ligase-associated DNA damage response endonuclease PdeM translates to MKSQTIQIQNQNFILHPTGAMFWKEKDMLLIADLHLGKISHFRKHGSAVPQDAIIKNFEQLDTVIQTFTPSKVCFLGDLFHSFINNEWILFSEWVSNTKAQFLLIIGNHDIISPHKYEEIGIKLGTELILDNFLLSHHPEEREELFNFCGHIHPGVLLEGLGKQRLRLACFYQTENQLILPAFGEFTGNHTLDIIEKVKIYAITKKEVILVSQ, encoded by the coding sequence TTGAAATCACAAACTATACAAATACAAAATCAAAACTTTATCCTTCATCCTACGGGTGCGATGTTTTGGAAAGAAAAAGACATGCTTTTGATTGCAGATTTGCATTTAGGAAAAATATCTCATTTTAGAAAACATGGTAGTGCAGTGCCACAAGATGCTATCATCAAAAATTTTGAACAATTAGACACAGTTATCCAAACCTTTACCCCATCTAAAGTTTGTTTTTTAGGAGATCTTTTTCATAGTTTTATTAATAATGAATGGATATTATTTTCAGAATGGGTATCTAACACTAAGGCTCAATTTCTGTTGATTATAGGAAATCATGATATCATCTCTCCTCATAAATATGAAGAAATAGGTATAAAGCTCGGTACAGAATTAATTTTAGATAATTTTCTACTTAGTCATCATCCCGAAGAACGAGAAGAACTCTTCAATTTCTGTGGTCATATTCATCCTGGAGTACTTTTAGAAGGTTTAGGAAAACAACGCTTACGGTTAGCTTGTTTTTATCAAACCGAAAATCAACTTATCCTCCCCGCTTTTGGAGAATTTACTGGCAACCATACCTTAGATATTATAGAAAAAGTTAAAATATATGCTATCACAAAAAAGGAAGTTATTTTAGTATCTCAATAA
- a CDS encoding ligase-associated DNA damage response exonuclease, producing MSYRPLLEFTEKGIYCDIAKVYLDPWKPVNNAIITHGHADHSRWGHKSYITHHTNIPIIKHRLGDINVNGKEYGETFIINNVKFSLHPAGHIIGSSQIRVEHKGEIWVFTGDYKIENDGISVPYEPVRCHTFITECTFGLPTFKWTPQQEVFNNINNWWLENQTEGKTSILFGYSLGKAQRLLKYLNPEIGKIYTHGAIENMTNVIRPMVSFPETTLITRETKKDDFIGNIVIAPPSTHGSTWIRKMVPYVTASASGWMAFRGARRRRAIDKGFVLSDHCDWDGLLNAVQETGATKIITTHGYTEIFSKYLRELGYDARTEKTQYEGELVEIDTKKESEVTE from the coding sequence ATGTCATATCGACCTCTTTTAGAATTTACAGAAAAAGGAATCTATTGCGATATCGCTAAAGTATATCTAGATCCTTGGAAACCTGTAAATAATGCAATTATTACTCATGGACACGCTGACCATAGTCGATGGGGGCATAAAAGTTATATTACACATCACACTAACATTCCGATTATCAAACATCGACTAGGTGATATTAACGTTAACGGAAAAGAATATGGAGAAACTTTTATAATAAACAATGTAAAATTTAGTCTCCACCCGGCTGGTCATATCATCGGAAGTTCTCAAATTAGGGTAGAACATAAAGGAGAAATATGGGTTTTTACCGGAGATTATAAAATAGAAAATGATGGAATTTCGGTTCCGTATGAGCCTGTACGATGCCATACTTTTATTACAGAATGTACCTTTGGGTTACCCACGTTCAAATGGACTCCACAACAAGAAGTTTTCAATAATATAAATAATTGGTGGTTAGAAAACCAAACCGAAGGAAAAACATCAATTCTTTTCGGATATTCTTTAGGAAAAGCGCAACGTCTTCTAAAATATTTAAACCCTGAAATTGGTAAAATTTATACGCATGGTGCTATCGAGAATATGACGAATGTGATACGGCCTATGGTTTCCTTCCCAGAGACAACCTTAATTACTAGAGAAACCAAAAAGGACGATTTTATTGGAAATATTGTGATAGCTCCTCCTAGCACACATGGAAGCACCTGGATCAGAAAAATGGTGCCTTATGTAACCGCTTCTGCAAGTGGATGGATGGCCTTTAGAGGAGCGAGACGACGACGAGCAATTGATAAAGGATTTGTACTTTCTGATCATTGCGATTGGGATGGATTATTAAACGCTGTACAAGAAACTGGAGCTACTAAAATTATAACCACACACGGATATACCGAAATATTTTCTAAATATCTTAGAGAATTGGGATATGATGCGCGTACAGAAAAAACGCAGTATGAAGGTGAACTTGTCGAAATAGACACCAAAAAAGAAAGTGAGGTTACAGAATGA